CCCCAACGGCTGCGGCAAGAGCAGTGTCTTCGACGCCTTCGAGGAGAAGCTCAAGGACGTGAAGGGCGCCTCCCAAGGGAGTGAGTCGCAATCCTTCTTCTCAAAGTTCATGTTCCACTCCGACCCGCAGCTCCTCTCGCAACAATACAACAAGAGCGATGCCATCCAAGTCACGATGGAAGGCCAGGCACAGGGGGTAACCAAGAAGACCTTCCACATCCGTTCCGCCTACCGTTTCACGTCGAAGCTCGACGTGAAGAGCATCAGCGCGCAACCGGACCTTCTCGACGACACTCGGCGGCCCATGAGCAGCATCGCTATTGATAGCCGTTTGCAGGAGAACTACGAGCGCCTCCTTGGTCTCAGCTATGCTGAGTGGGAGGACGGGACCAAGCCGGGGAACGCGGTTCGAGCGGAGTTGCTCGGTCGCATTAATGAGGTTCTCACCGCAGTTCTCGATGTTCGCGTGTCCTCAATAGGAAACGTCATTGCGGGCAAGGGGCAACTCTACTTCGAGAAGGACGATGCGAAAGAGTTCCCATATCAGAACCTGAGTTCAGGGGAGAAAGAGGTCATCGATATTATCGTCGATCTCATCGTCCGAGGCCCCGAGTTCGACGACACAATCTACTGCATCGACGAACCTGAACTCCACCTTAACACTGCGATTCAGCGCAAGCTCCTTGTGGCCATCGAGCAGTTGATCCCGCCGCACTGTCAGCTGTGGATCGCGACGCATAGCATCGGCTTCCTCCGCGCTCTGCAAGACCAACTCGCAGGGGAATGCGCCGTCCTCGATTTTGCCGAGAAGAATTACTTCCGAGACACTCACACGATGCAACCCATCGCGACAACCCGCGCGCATTGGCAACGCATCTTCGAGACCGCGCTCGACGACCTCGTTGGTCTCATCGCACCGAAACGAATCGTCTACTGCGAAGGAAGGGCTGAACCGGACGCCGCAGGGGATGAGCAAGGACTCGATGCGTTCGTTTACAACGAGATATTCGGCATGGACGATCCGACGACACTCTTCGTTTCGAGCGGGGGCACAAACGACGTGAAAAAGAACGGCAGCCTCGCAATCAAGGTGATCAGCAAGGCTCTCCTCGACGTAGAGCTCTTGCTTCTTCACGACCGCGACGAACGGACGGACGCGGCGCGCACGACATGGCTCAATGAGGCTCCGCATCATCGGATGCTCGTCCGACGGGAGATCGAGAATTACCTGCTTGACTTCGACGTCTTGACGGCGTTCTGCGCTTCAAAGGGCAAGCCGCTCTCACGCACGGACTACGACGCAATCGTGACTGAGATTGTTGGGCAGGACCTGAAGGCGGGTCAGACTATCAGTCAGCTAAAGGCTTTCTGCGATGAAAGGCAGAAGACCAACGCTGACTTCAAGAAGGCTCTGGCGGAACACCTCCGGGGAACATCGGTGCATGGGGAGTTGCGAATCGCCATCTTCCCGGAAGCTCCGGCTACCGCTGCCTCTACACCAACGGTCGCTAGCACCCAGGGCGTTCGCTCGTCGTGAGTGGCGGA
This window of the Gemmatimonadaceae bacterium genome carries:
- a CDS encoding AAA family ATPase → MRIQRLRLKGFKRFDDLTIDLGEHPARIVALVGPNGCGKSSVFDAFEEKLKDVKGASQGSESQSFFSKFMFHSDPQLLSQQYNKSDAIQVTMEGQAQGVTKKTFHIRSAYRFTSKLDVKSISAQPDLLDDTRRPMSSIAIDSRLQENYERLLGLSYAEWEDGTKPGNAVRAELLGRINEVLTAVLDVRVSSIGNVIAGKGQLYFEKDDAKEFPYQNLSSGEKEVIDIIVDLIVRGPEFDDTIYCIDEPELHLNTAIQRKLLVAIEQLIPPHCQLWIATHSIGFLRALQDQLAGECAVLDFAEKNYFRDTHTMQPIATTRAHWQRIFETALDDLVGLIAPKRIVYCEGRAEPDAAGDEQGLDAFVYNEIFGMDDPTTLFVSSGGTNDVKKNGSLAIKVISKALLDVELLLLHDRDERTDAARTTWLNEAPHHRMLVRREIENYLLDFDVLTAFCASKGKPLSRTDYDAIVTEIVGQDLKAGQTISQLKAFCDERQKTNADFKKALAEHLRGTSVHGELRIAIFPEAPATAASTPTVASTQGVRSS